From the genome of Rhizobium binae, one region includes:
- the hpaI gene encoding 4-hydroxy-2-oxoheptanedioate aldolase → MELPVNHFKRKLMAGQSQIGLWCGLPGSYAAEIVAPAGFDWLLFDTEHSPSDVLTVLPQLQAVAPYSVSPVVRPAFNDPVLIKRFLDIGVQTLLVPYVQNEEEAMAAVAAIRYPPRGIRGVSALTRATRFGRVSNYAQMAEQEICLLLQIETREALDHLESIAAVEGVDGIFIGPADLAASFGHPGQPGHPEVVVAIEDAIRRLKALGKPTGILTPDEKFAARCVSLGTLFTAVGVDVALLARGSEALAARFAS, encoded by the coding sequence ATGGAACTCCCCGTCAATCACTTTAAGCGGAAGCTTATGGCTGGGCAAAGCCAGATCGGTCTATGGTGCGGCCTTCCGGGAAGCTACGCAGCCGAAATCGTGGCGCCGGCGGGCTTCGACTGGTTGCTGTTCGACACCGAGCACTCTCCCAGCGACGTCCTCACCGTCCTGCCCCAATTGCAGGCGGTGGCACCCTACAGCGTTTCTCCCGTCGTACGCCCTGCCTTCAACGACCCTGTGCTGATCAAGCGGTTCCTGGACATCGGCGTGCAGACACTGCTCGTTCCTTATGTGCAGAATGAAGAGGAGGCGATGGCCGCCGTAGCAGCCATAAGGTATCCGCCGCGCGGGATTCGCGGTGTCTCCGCCTTGACGCGGGCCACACGCTTCGGGCGCGTTTCGAACTACGCACAGATGGCGGAGCAGGAGATATGCCTGCTTCTTCAAATCGAGACCAGGGAAGCGCTCGATCATCTCGAGTCCATCGCCGCTGTCGAAGGAGTGGACGGCATCTTCATCGGCCCGGCTGATCTCGCGGCGAGCTTTGGCCATCCCGGTCAACCGGGCCACCCTGAAGTGGTTGTGGCGATCGAGGACGCGATACGGCGCTTGAAGGCGCTTGGAAAGCCGACGGGCATACTCACCCCCGACGAGAAGTTCGCGGCCCGCTGCGTTTCGCTGGGGACGCTGTTTACCGCAGTCGGTGTAGATGTCGCCCTACTCGCAAGAGGGTCCGAAGCGCTCGCGGCCAGGTTCGCATCTTAG
- a CDS encoding amino acid ABC transporter permease, with product MGPIGENEFLFILQGLKWTVLLAIIGFVGGGLFGILIALARTSRNRTVRVATSGYIALFQGTPLLMQLFVVYYGVALLGIDVNAWIAVAIAFTLHASAFLGEIWRGSIEAVPKGQNEAANALGLHYVSRMKDVILPQALKISMPATIGFLVQLIKGTSLAAIVGFIELTRAGQIISNQTYRPLLVFGIVGLIYFIICWPLSHLGSGLEKRMAKAVR from the coding sequence ATGGGTCCCATCGGCGAAAACGAATTTCTATTCATCTTGCAGGGTCTGAAATGGACCGTACTGCTAGCGATCATCGGCTTTGTAGGTGGGGGCCTGTTCGGGATATTGATCGCCCTGGCGCGCACTTCAAGGAACCGAACTGTGCGCGTCGCGACTTCGGGCTACATCGCACTGTTCCAGGGCACGCCGCTCCTGATGCAGCTTTTCGTCGTGTACTACGGCGTGGCGCTGCTCGGTATTGATGTCAATGCCTGGATCGCGGTGGCTATCGCCTTCACTCTTCATGCGAGTGCCTTCCTCGGCGAGATCTGGCGCGGCTCTATCGAAGCCGTTCCGAAAGGTCAGAACGAAGCAGCAAATGCACTCGGCCTGCACTACGTATCGCGGATGAAGGACGTGATCCTTCCGCAGGCCCTGAAAATCTCCATGCCTGCGACCATCGGCTTCCTTGTCCAGCTCATCAAAGGGACGTCGCTCGCCGCGATCGTGGGCTTCATCGAGCTGACCCGAGCTGGTCAGATTATCTCGAACCAGACCTATCGGCCGCTCCTCGTCTTCGGGATCGTCGGCCTGATCTATTTCATCATTTGCTGGCCGCTGTCGCACCTTGGAAGCGGCCTCGAAAAACGGATGGCGAAAGCAGTCCGCTAA
- a CDS encoding sugar phosphate isomerase/epimerase family protein, which translates to MAASRPKSALPIGIAHFSSIMLPPAEFAKIAGRAGFSRIGLRLHPAFPGAPYYELPVGSAAAGELKSVLAGEEVEVFDIEFFVIDPSFDASSVEATLAAAANVGARRLSVCGDDPDHARLLSNFSDFCVLAERYGLAVDIENMGWRVVKAFEDSIDLVTGARMENAGVLVDGIHFFRNGAALADLRANLDKVKHVQLCDVAGPAPTKQEEMIAEARSGRLPPGEGELPLRDLVAVVGTAASISVEVPLVGSIAPETHLKHLFNCAERMVGPNR; encoded by the coding sequence ATGGCCGCCTCAAGACCAAAATCGGCGCTCCCGATCGGCATCGCGCACTTCTCGTCTATAATGCTGCCCCCCGCGGAGTTCGCGAAGATTGCCGGACGCGCAGGTTTCTCCAGGATCGGCCTCCGGCTCCATCCGGCCTTTCCCGGTGCGCCGTACTATGAACTGCCTGTCGGTAGCGCGGCCGCCGGAGAGTTGAAGTCTGTGCTTGCCGGTGAAGAAGTAGAGGTCTTCGATATCGAGTTCTTCGTCATCGATCCCTCTTTCGACGCGTCGTCGGTGGAGGCGACCCTGGCGGCGGCGGCGAACGTTGGAGCGCGACGGCTCAGCGTCTGTGGCGACGATCCCGATCATGCCAGACTGTTATCGAACTTTTCGGATTTCTGCGTCCTCGCGGAACGGTACGGCTTGGCGGTCGACATCGAAAACATGGGCTGGCGGGTGGTCAAAGCCTTTGAGGATAGCATCGACCTCGTGACAGGGGCGAGGATGGAGAATGCCGGCGTTCTCGTCGATGGCATCCATTTCTTCAGGAACGGCGCGGCCTTGGCAGACTTGCGGGCCAACCTCGACAAAGTGAAACATGTTCAACTATGCGATGTAGCCGGCCCAGCGCCGACAAAGCAGGAGGAAATGATCGCGGAGGCAAGAAGCGGCCGACTGCCTCCGGGCGAGGGGGAGCTGCCGCTGAGGGATTTGGTTGCTGTGGTCGGCACCGCCGCTTCCATCTCGGTGGAGGTGCCGCTGGTCGGATCCATCGCGCCGGAGACCCACCTTAAACATCTTTTCAACTGCGCGGAAAGAATGGTCGGACCGAATCGATAG
- a CDS encoding 5-carboxymethyl-2-hydroxymuconate Delta-isomerase, translating to MPHIIIDYSRGAAERVLIDELTRAVHRRVRDAGLVKPTIVRTFAREATFSCVGDEHADNHFIQIIVRLAPGRTKEIKRELLRAVLDAAQNVAAPALQEGRLGLRADLYESDPNFAFQEIALA from the coding sequence ATGCCGCACATCATCATTGACTATAGCCGGGGCGCTGCCGAGCGCGTCCTTATCGACGAGCTCACCAGAGCAGTGCATCGCCGAGTCCGCGACGCGGGCCTGGTAAAGCCTACTATAGTTCGCACATTCGCCAGAGAAGCGACTTTCTCCTGCGTCGGTGACGAACATGCCGACAATCACTTCATTCAAATAATTGTGCGCCTGGCTCCCGGACGGACGAAGGAGATCAAAAGAGAACTGCTGAGAGCGGTTCTCGACGCCGCGCAGAATGTCGCAGCACCCGCACTGCAGGAAGGTCGGCTTGGGCTTCGCGCCGATCTCTACGAGTCCGATCCGAATTTCGCATTCCAGGAAATAGCACTCGCCTGA
- a CDS encoding amino acid ABC transporter ATP-binding protein, with amino-acid sequence MLNSSNDQSTLISLEKLQKWYGSFHALKNISLSVRKGEKIVLCGPSGSGKSTLIRCINALETIQDGKIVVEGQLLDGSTKAVDTIRREVGMVFQSFNLFPHMTVLQNCTLAPMRVRGTGRADAERLARKYLERVRILDQAEKYPAQLSGGQQQRVAIARALCMEPKVMLFDEPTSALDPEMVKEVLDTMIGLARDGMTMICVTHEMGFARQVADRVIFMASGEIIEEAKPEIFFKSPQHERTKAFLGEILAHH; translated from the coding sequence GTGCTCAATTCTTCAAACGATCAGTCGACATTGATTTCACTTGAGAAGCTGCAGAAATGGTACGGCTCCTTCCACGCTCTGAAGAACATCAGCCTGTCGGTTCGCAAGGGCGAGAAGATTGTCCTTTGCGGCCCGTCAGGTTCTGGCAAATCGACTTTGATCCGCTGCATCAATGCGCTTGAGACGATCCAGGATGGGAAGATCGTCGTCGAGGGACAGCTGCTGGATGGCAGCACCAAGGCTGTGGACACGATCCGACGCGAAGTGGGGATGGTGTTCCAGAGTTTCAATTTGTTCCCTCACATGACCGTGCTTCAGAACTGCACGCTAGCCCCCATGCGCGTTCGCGGCACCGGCCGCGCCGACGCCGAACGACTGGCACGAAAATATCTGGAGCGTGTCAGGATTCTTGATCAGGCGGAGAAATATCCCGCCCAGCTTTCCGGCGGCCAGCAACAGCGCGTCGCAATCGCGCGTGCGCTCTGCATGGAGCCGAAAGTGATGCTGTTCGATGAGCCCACGAGCGCGCTAGACCCGGAGATGGTCAAGGAAGTGCTGGATACAATGATCGGGCTCGCACGCGACGGCATGACCATGATCTGTGTGACCCATGAAATGGGCTTCGCCCGCCAGGTGGCAGACAGGGTCATCTTCATGGCCTCCGGTGAGATTATCGAAGAGGCTAAACCCGAGATTTTCTTCAAGTCTCCGCAGCACGAGCGCACCAAGGCGTTTCTCGGCGAAATACTTGCCCATCACTGA
- a CDS encoding GntR family transcriptional regulator — protein MDSSDDAALGALAEEGAPSAAFADNGKNTIGSQLASRLREAIISGELEAGSKINLDKARKTFNVSLSPLREGLARLISDGLVEFQDNRGYRVAPISLANLEEVTTLREELEVFALRESIRVGDVEWEGNIMRALHRLNRTERDAARPETLEYWEALHREFHLTLISGCGKPLLLHFCNLLLNLNDRYRRAFLVRTSGDRNVGQEHSEIAQGAVARDVEYACEKLRQHIHRTGTNLRNHLAAKGVV, from the coding sequence ATGGACTCGAGCGACGACGCCGCCCTTGGCGCACTGGCAGAAGAAGGCGCGCCGTCTGCTGCTTTCGCCGACAATGGAAAAAATACCATCGGCAGCCAGCTCGCATCGCGTCTTCGAGAGGCGATCATTTCCGGGGAACTGGAGGCGGGCAGCAAGATCAATCTCGACAAGGCGCGAAAGACGTTCAACGTCAGCCTGAGTCCGTTGCGCGAAGGCCTGGCCCGACTCATTTCCGACGGCTTGGTTGAGTTTCAGGACAATCGAGGCTATCGCGTCGCCCCGATTTCGCTTGCCAATCTCGAAGAAGTTACGACCCTCCGGGAGGAGCTCGAGGTCTTCGCGCTACGCGAATCCATTCGCGTCGGCGATGTCGAGTGGGAGGGCAACATCATGCGTGCGCTCCATCGTCTGAACCGTACCGAGCGCGATGCCGCCCGTCCCGAAACGCTGGAATATTGGGAAGCGCTGCACCGCGAATTCCACCTCACCTTGATCTCGGGCTGTGGCAAGCCCCTGCTTCTTCACTTCTGCAATCTCCTGCTAAATCTGAACGACCGATACCGTCGCGCCTTCCTTGTCCGCACATCCGGGGACCGCAATGTAGGTCAGGAACACAGCGAGATTGCGCAGGGCGCCGTGGCACGCGACGTTGAATATGCCTGCGAGAAGCTGCGACAGCACATCCACCGCACCGGAACCAATCTTCGAAATCATCTTGCGGCGAAAGGTGTCGTATGA
- a CDS encoding shikimate dehydrogenase translates to MDNRKFHVGLVGADIQMSKSPALHETEAYHLGLEYRYELLDLTERGLPASALPDLLDEIERRGFAGSNITHPCKQTVIAHLTDLSEDARMLGAVNTVVLRNGKRIGHNTDWYGFYKNFERGLPEVAKTHAVLLGAGGAGVAVAHAAIKLGIEVLSIFDQDANRAAMLADQLNQRFSKRCAQPISDVSATLASADGLIHATPTGMRSHPGIPIDPEALQSRHWVADIVYMPLVTELLALAEKKGCRTLPGGGMTVFQAAAAFELFTSVQPDAERMLHHFEELP, encoded by the coding sequence ATGGACAACAGGAAATTTCATGTCGGGCTGGTCGGAGCGGACATTCAGATGTCGAAGTCGCCGGCTCTCCACGAGACCGAGGCATATCATCTTGGACTGGAATATCGGTACGAGCTTCTCGATCTGACCGAGCGTGGTCTGCCTGCATCTGCGCTGCCAGACCTTCTCGACGAGATCGAACGCCGGGGCTTTGCGGGAAGCAACATCACTCACCCGTGCAAGCAGACCGTCATCGCTCACCTTACCGACCTGTCGGAAGATGCCCGGATGCTCGGTGCAGTCAACACGGTCGTGCTTCGCAATGGAAAGCGGATTGGGCACAACACCGACTGGTACGGCTTTTATAAGAACTTCGAGCGCGGATTACCCGAGGTTGCCAAAACACATGCGGTTCTGCTCGGCGCAGGCGGCGCCGGGGTCGCAGTCGCACACGCAGCCATCAAGCTCGGAATCGAGGTGCTTTCGATCTTCGACCAGGACGCAAATCGCGCCGCAATGCTTGCCGATCAGCTCAATCAGCGCTTCTCCAAAAGGTGCGCGCAGCCGATCAGCGATGTCAGCGCCACGCTCGCTTCAGCCGACGGGCTGATCCACGCCACGCCGACGGGTATGCGAAGCCATCCTGGCATTCCAATCGACCCGGAAGCGCTTCAGTCACGTCACTGGGTCGCTGATATTGTCTACATGCCACTCGTGACCGAACTTCTGGCTTTGGCCGAAAAGAAGGGCTGCAGAACACTGCCCGGTGGTGGAATGACGGTATTCCAGGCCGCCGCGGCGTTCGAATTGTTCACGAGCGTGCAGCCGGACGCGGAACGAATGTTGCATCATTTCGAAGAGTTGCCATGA
- a CDS encoding intradiol ring-cleavage dioxygenase, which produces MPIRTESELTPAVLAVMNRTRDPRLREILVAMVKHLHAFVREVRLSEAEFREATAVLNEIGQLQTDSHNEFVLMAGSLGVSSLVCLLNNGDRGQTETSQSLLGPFWRLNSPRVENGGTIIRSETPGTPLFVHAKVVDRDGKPIAGAEVDVWHASPVGLYENQDPDQAEMNLRGKLTTNEEGRFWFRTVKMVGYPIPVDGVVGRLLKAQGRHPYRPAHLHALIFKRGYKTLISQVFDPSDPNIDSDVQFGVTAALTGNFVRHEQPHPSDADVAGPWFSLDYTYVMEPGEAVLPRPPIK; this is translated from the coding sequence ATGCCAATCAGAACTGAGAGCGAGTTGACGCCTGCCGTCCTCGCCGTGATGAACCGCACCAGGGATCCTAGGCTGCGTGAAATACTCGTCGCAATGGTGAAGCATCTCCACGCGTTCGTACGAGAGGTCAGGCTTTCGGAAGCTGAATTCCGCGAGGCCACGGCGGTCCTCAACGAAATAGGCCAACTGCAGACCGACAGTCACAACGAGTTCGTGCTGATGGCAGGTTCGCTCGGCGTCTCTTCGCTCGTCTGCCTGCTCAATAACGGGGACAGGGGGCAGACGGAGACGTCGCAATCGCTGCTCGGACCATTCTGGCGGCTTAACTCGCCGCGTGTCGAGAACGGCGGAACCATCATCAGGTCCGAGACGCCAGGCACGCCCTTGTTCGTCCATGCGAAGGTGGTCGATCGGGACGGCAAGCCTATAGCAGGCGCCGAGGTCGACGTGTGGCATGCGTCGCCTGTCGGTCTTTACGAAAACCAGGATCCCGATCAGGCAGAAATGAATCTCCGTGGGAAGCTCACCACGAACGAAGAAGGCCGCTTCTGGTTCAGAACGGTCAAGATGGTTGGTTATCCGATCCCGGTCGACGGGGTCGTGGGTCGCCTGCTCAAGGCGCAAGGCCGTCACCCCTATCGCCCCGCCCATCTGCACGCTCTCATCTTTAAGCGCGGGTACAAGACACTCATCTCCCAGGTCTTCGACCCGAGCGATCCGAATATCGACTCCGACGTGCAGTTTGGCGTGACCGCGGCGTTGACGGGCAACTTCGTCCGGCATGAACAACCGCACCCGTCCGACGCAGACGTCGCAGGACCGTGGTTCTCGCTTGACTACACCTATGTCATGGAGCCCGGCGAAGCCGTCTTGCCGCGCCCTCCGATCAAATAA
- a CDS encoding transporter substrate-binding domain-containing protein: MSTRKQILAEIAPTGAIRAAINMSNAALVRWDDKAGALVGPSAQIAHKIAEQLDCGLSLIQYGSAADILANADGDEWDIAFIASDPSRVDRFSFSPPYISVEATYLVPDSSSFQSVQDVDVEGVQIASARSAAYTKQLERILQRASVSHTDSPATAINLLVESRCTAAAGLTEYLIQTSERISGFRLVEGTFSQIPQTIAVHKRFVHASAFFADFVRDLTLCP, translated from the coding sequence ATGTCGACGCGCAAGCAGATTTTGGCTGAGATAGCGCCTACCGGCGCTATCAGGGCCGCCATCAATATGTCAAATGCGGCGTTGGTCCGATGGGATGATAAGGCGGGCGCGTTGGTCGGGCCCAGCGCTCAGATAGCCCACAAGATTGCCGAACAATTGGATTGCGGCCTCTCTCTAATCCAATATGGCTCGGCTGCCGACATACTTGCCAATGCCGACGGCGACGAATGGGACATCGCTTTCATTGCCTCGGATCCATCAAGAGTCGACCGCTTCTCCTTCTCACCTCCATACATCTCCGTCGAAGCGACCTATCTGGTGCCAGACAGTTCATCCTTCCAGAGTGTCCAGGATGTTGACGTCGAAGGAGTCCAGATCGCCTCTGCAAGGAGTGCAGCCTATACGAAGCAGCTCGAACGAATCCTTCAAAGAGCTTCAGTCTCCCACACTGATAGCCCTGCAACGGCCATCAATCTGCTTGTCGAGTCGCGGTGCACTGCGGCTGCTGGACTGACCGAATATCTGATCCAAACTTCGGAAAGAATATCAGGCTTCCGGCTCGTGGAAGGAACATTCTCCCAAATCCCCCAGACGATCGCCGTGCATAAAAGATTCGTTCATGCCTCAGCCTTTTTCGCAGATTTCGTACGCGATCTTACATTGTGCCCTTAG
- a CDS encoding Gfo/Idh/MocA family protein, translating to MVDRVKLAVLGAGLIGKRHIRHVLEEPAAELVAVVDPTSLGQEIARNAGVRWFPSFGDMISAQRPDGVIIATPNQMHVRNGMDAVAAGIPALIEKPIVDDVTAGEKLIKMAEAKGIPLLTGHHRRHAPMMQKAKQIIESGELGRILVVNAMFWLFKPDNYFDTPWRRERGAGPVFLNLIHDIDNLRYLLGDIAAVQARESNAMRGYAVEETAVILIEFKNGILGSASVSDSVVAPWSWEMTTGENAAYPKTEEACYMIGGTRGSLAVPSLDIWRNPAERSWLEPFARKRIDVENQDPLVLQIRQFCNVIRGHEEPLVSGREGWETLRVIDAVKRSAATLQRVALP from the coding sequence ATGGTCGACCGGGTCAAACTAGCGGTCCTCGGCGCGGGGCTGATTGGAAAGCGTCATATTCGGCATGTCCTGGAAGAACCCGCGGCCGAGCTAGTCGCCGTGGTGGATCCCACGTCGCTTGGGCAGGAGATCGCACGCAACGCCGGCGTCAGATGGTTCCCAAGCTTTGGCGACATGATCAGCGCGCAGCGTCCGGATGGCGTCATTATCGCGACTCCCAACCAGATGCATGTCCGGAACGGCATGGACGCAGTGGCAGCTGGAATCCCGGCTTTGATTGAGAAGCCGATCGTCGACGATGTCACGGCCGGCGAGAAACTGATCAAGATGGCCGAAGCCAAGGGTATCCCGCTTCTGACGGGGCATCATCGCCGACACGCGCCGATGATGCAGAAAGCCAAGCAGATCATTGAAAGCGGAGAGCTCGGTCGGATACTGGTCGTCAATGCAATGTTCTGGCTGTTCAAGCCGGACAATTATTTCGACACGCCCTGGCGGCGCGAGCGGGGCGCAGGGCCGGTCTTCCTAAACCTCATCCACGACATCGACAATCTTCGCTACCTGTTGGGGGATATCGCGGCTGTCCAGGCGCGCGAGTCCAACGCAATGCGCGGATATGCCGTCGAGGAGACAGCTGTGATCCTCATCGAATTCAAGAACGGAATTCTGGGCAGCGCGTCGGTTTCGGATTCTGTTGTGGCGCCATGGAGCTGGGAGATGACGACTGGAGAGAACGCGGCCTATCCGAAGACGGAAGAAGCCTGCTACATGATTGGCGGAACCCGCGGATCACTCGCCGTTCCCTCACTGGACATATGGCGCAACCCGGCGGAGCGGAGCTGGCTGGAGCCCTTCGCCCGGAAGCGCATCGACGTCGAGAACCAGGACCCGCTCGTCCTTCAGATACGGCAGTTCTGCAACGTCATACGAGGTCACGAAGAACCCCTGGTCAGTGGGCGAGAGGGATGGGAAACCCTGAGGGTGATCGATGCCGTTAAACGGTCCGCGGCCACGCTCCAGCGCGTTGCGCTGCCGTGA
- the hpaH gene encoding 2-oxo-hept-4-ene-1,7-dioate hydratase encodes MITEKERQEAADALLRAEVERKPIIQPSKTYPNLELEDAYIIQALWAQARIAKGARIVGHKIGLTSRAMQMASKMTEPDYGVILDDALFNDGAQIKADLFIKPRLEVELAFVMSEDLEGPGTRIYDVMRATEFVVPALEIIDYRTEVPRAITDTIADNAAFGAIVVGGRIVRPMDVDIRWVGATLSKNGIIEESGVSAAIMGHPAAGIAWLVNKLHAVGGGLKKGQIVLAGSFTRPVDIAKGDVIQADYGPVGSIGVSFV; translated from the coding sequence ATGATCACGGAAAAGGAACGCCAGGAGGCAGCCGACGCGCTGCTGAGGGCCGAAGTCGAACGCAAGCCAATCATCCAGCCAAGCAAGACATACCCGAACCTGGAACTCGAAGACGCCTACATCATACAAGCGCTCTGGGCGCAGGCGCGGATTGCGAAAGGTGCACGGATCGTCGGCCACAAGATCGGACTGACGTCGCGGGCAATGCAGATGGCCTCGAAGATGACGGAGCCCGATTACGGCGTCATTCTCGACGACGCTCTCTTCAATGATGGCGCGCAGATCAAAGCGGATCTGTTCATCAAGCCTCGTCTCGAAGTCGAACTCGCATTCGTAATGAGCGAGGATCTTGAAGGCCCAGGCACCCGTATCTATGACGTCATGAGGGCGACCGAATTTGTCGTTCCCGCTCTCGAAATCATCGACTATCGAACCGAAGTGCCAAGAGCGATCACCGACACGATCGCCGACAACGCGGCCTTCGGAGCGATCGTCGTGGGTGGTCGTATCGTTCGGCCCATGGATGTCGATATCCGCTGGGTCGGCGCGACGCTTTCGAAAAATGGCATCATCGAGGAGTCGGGCGTTTCCGCAGCCATCATGGGGCATCCAGCCGCCGGGATCGCATGGCTCGTGAACAAGCTCCATGCTGTCGGAGGCGGCTTGAAGAAGGGCCAGATCGTTCTTGCCGGTTCGTTCACCCGCCCCGTGGATATCGCCAAGGGCGATGTCATCCAGGCTGATTACGGGCCGGTCGGCTCCATCGGCGTTTCGTTCGTGTGA
- a CDS encoding transporter substrate-binding domain-containing protein → MQINRRKFLGIAFATAAFATIGAAAASAATVEEIKAKGTLVVGIQGDNAPWGFVNTSGKQDGFDADIATLFAKELGVKVEFQPLAVANRIPALTTGKVDILFATMAMTEERAKSIQYSKPYAANTISLYAAKADAVKAPADVAGWEIGVPKSSSQDKAVTDAVGSTATIRRFDDDAATIQALISGQVRAVGGNQFYGQRLDAASAGTYESKIDFLKTYNGVGTRLGEKDWNEAANSFIDKIKASGELATITKKWMGIDLPTFPESIPNIPFTVK, encoded by the coding sequence ATGCAGATCAACCGTAGGAAATTTCTCGGAATAGCTTTTGCGACGGCCGCTTTCGCGACCATCGGCGCCGCCGCCGCATCGGCCGCCACTGTCGAAGAGATCAAAGCCAAGGGCACTCTCGTCGTCGGCATCCAGGGCGACAACGCACCATGGGGCTTTGTGAATACGAGCGGCAAGCAGGACGGCTTCGACGCCGACATCGCGACGCTGTTCGCCAAGGAACTCGGCGTGAAGGTCGAGTTCCAGCCGCTCGCCGTCGCGAACCGAATTCCGGCGCTGACGACGGGGAAGGTGGATATCCTGTTCGCCACAATGGCCATGACTGAGGAGCGCGCGAAATCGATCCAGTACAGCAAGCCGTATGCGGCGAACACAATCTCTCTCTATGCCGCGAAGGCCGATGCCGTAAAGGCGCCGGCCGATGTGGCCGGCTGGGAGATCGGTGTGCCCAAGTCGAGCTCGCAGGATAAGGCTGTGACGGACGCCGTGGGATCGACTGCAACGATCCGCCGCTTCGACGATGACGCCGCCACTATCCAGGCTCTCATTTCGGGTCAGGTGAGGGCTGTCGGCGGCAACCAGTTCTACGGACAGAGGCTCGATGCGGCCAGCGCCGGGACCTACGAGAGTAAGATTGACTTCCTGAAGACCTACAACGGCGTCGGAACGCGCCTTGGCGAGAAGGACTGGAACGAAGCCGCCAACAGCTTCATCGACAAGATTAAGGCAAGCGGGGAACTGGCGACCATCACCAAGAAGTGGATGGGCATCGACCTCCCGACTTTCCCCGAATCCATCCCCAACATCCCGTTCACCGTCAAGTAA
- the aroQ gene encoding type II 3-dehydroquinate dehydratase, which produces MSLIYVLNGPNLNLLGKRQPHIYGHETLADVETSCRKLASELGHELRFHQSNREYEIIDWIHEARENGAGIVINPAAFTHTSLAILDALNTFEGPVIEIHISNVHKRESFRHHSFVSHRADGVIAGLGTEGYQLGIRRVATMLKTPKND; this is translated from the coding sequence ATGAGCCTGATCTATGTTCTTAACGGTCCAAACCTCAACCTCCTGGGCAAGCGCCAGCCTCACATCTACGGCCACGAGACACTGGCCGACGTAGAGACCTCCTGCCGGAAGCTGGCATCCGAACTCGGACACGAGCTCCGCTTCCACCAGAGCAACCGCGAATATGAAATCATCGACTGGATCCATGAAGCGCGTGAGAATGGAGCCGGCATCGTGATCAATCCAGCTGCATTCACGCACACGTCGCTTGCCATCCTCGACGCTCTGAATACGTTCGAAGGTCCCGTCATCGAGATCCATATCTCCAACGTGCATAAGCGCGAAAGCTTCCGCCATCACTCCTTTGTCTCTCATCGGGCAGACGGCGTAATCGCCGGGCTTGGAACGGAAGGCTACCAGCTCGGTATCCGCCGCGTCGCGACAATGCTGAAGACCCCGAAAAACGATTGA
- a CDS encoding amino acid ABC transporter permease, which yields MGYTFDFGAVFDRAPELLWGSLGTIGLALAGMLLALLIGILGVAARTSKIPLVRAPVIGFVEVVRNTPFLVQIFFIYFALPLMGIRLNPTVTAIIALGINGGAYAIEIIRGGVESVSKGQIEAGFALGLHKGDVFRLIVLEPALRAIYPSLTSQFVMLTLTTSVCTSIAAYELTSAAQRIESDTFRSFEVYFTVTAIYLVISTLMMGMFALISRHHFNYPTR from the coding sequence ATGGGTTATACGTTCGATTTTGGTGCGGTCTTTGACCGCGCCCCGGAGTTGCTTTGGGGTTCGCTCGGCACGATAGGGCTGGCGCTCGCGGGAATGCTCCTCGCGCTTTTAATCGGCATTCTTGGCGTTGCCGCCAGAACGTCCAAGATTCCGCTCGTTCGAGCTCCCGTCATCGGGTTCGTCGAAGTCGTCCGGAACACGCCTTTCCTCGTGCAGATTTTCTTCATCTACTTCGCGCTCCCCTTGATGGGGATACGTCTGAACCCGACCGTCACCGCGATCATCGCGCTGGGCATCAACGGCGGTGCCTATGCGATCGAGATCATCCGCGGCGGCGTCGAGAGCGTCAGCAAAGGTCAGATCGAGGCAGGGTTCGCGCTTGGCCTCCATAAGGGCGACGTCTTCCGGTTGATCGTGCTGGAGCCGGCTCTCCGGGCAATCTATCCGTCGCTCACAAGTCAGTTCGTGATGCTGACCCTCACGACCTCCGTCTGCACCTCGATCGCAGCCTACGAGCTGACATCGGCGGCGCAGAGAATCGAATCCGATACGTTCCGCAGCTTCGAGGTCTACTTCACCGTAACCGCCATCTACCTCGTCATTTCGACCCTGATGATGGGTATGTTCGCCCTGATCTCCCGCCACCACTTCAACTACCCAACGCGATAG